A window from Esox lucius isolate fEsoLuc1 chromosome 16, fEsoLuc1.pri, whole genome shotgun sequence encodes these proteins:
- the cmss1 gene encoding protein CMSS1, translating to MDCGILNIRDTTWLSGQRETSAGEEDREEDREEDREEDREEDREETKQPSDKAFPHGKKRKSGAENPRPAKKTALKSQEACFLALEKKEDEEEKKPKKRRKKKTITDVLALSEPKPGCPGDLQSLVLEHFKNQRSVIELEEMNLQNSCFLACNDLTHSLSSYLKEICPKWAKIQNKHTEKSSVVMLIVCSSALRVIEVIKQLTTFKGEAKVLKLFAKHIKVEEQVKLLQKSVTHIAVGTPGRLTDLIKREGLTLSALRFLVLDWNWRDQKLRRMVDVPEVKGDLMKLLDIGITKACREGKVKVGLF from the exons AAACCTCGgcgggagaggaggacagagaggaggacagagaggaggacagagaggaggacagagaggaggacagagaggagacgaAACAGCCCTCAGACAAAGCATTCCCACACgggaagaagagaaagagtgGAGCAGAGAATCCGAGACCAGCCAAGAAGACTGCATTG AAATCACAGGAGGCTTGTTTTCTGGCTCTGGAGAAaaaggaagatgaggaggagaaaaagCCCAAGAAAAGGAGAAAG AAGAAGACGATCACAGATGTCCTGGCCTTGTCAGAACCCAAGCCGGGTTGCCCAGGCGACCTGCAGAGCTTGGTTCTAGAACACTTCAAAAACCAACGCTCAGTCATCGAGCTGGAAGAGATGAACCTGCAGA ATTCCTGCTTCCTGGCCTGTAATGACCTCACTCACAGCCTTTCCTCCTACCTTAAAGAGA TTTGTCCCAAATGGGCCAAGATCCAAAATAAGCACACAGAGAAGAGTTCTGTGGTAATGCTCATTGTATGTAGCTCCGCCCTCAGAGTCATCGAGGTCATCAA ACAGCTGACAACCTTCAAGGGAGAGGCCAAAGTCTTGAAGCTGTTTGCGAAGCACATCAAG GTCGAGGAACAGGTGAAACTGCTCCAGAAGTCCGTAACACACATCGCTGTTGGGACACCTGGAAGACTGACCGACCTCATAAAAAGAG AGGGCTTGACTTTGTCGGCCCTACGCTTTCTGGTTCTGGACTGGAACTGGAGGGACCAGAAACTACGCAGGATGGTGGATGTTCCTGAG GTCAAAGGTGATTTGATGAAGCTTCTGGATATAGGCATCACGAAAGCCTGTAGGGAAGGAAAAGTTAAAGTGGGACTTTTctga
- the tmem30c gene encoding transmembrane protein 30C isoform X3 has translation MGKPEVNPGPLARRPDNSAFKQQRLPAWSPMLTANTVLPFFYGMAVVCILLGVWLLITVNNTHQHKVDYTQGSCDECFEMRKDRTKADQRCNCTVGFRIHDAFKNLRQYMDSRDDGQMTGRKAHLKNPSPYCKPFVADQNGLPIAPCGAVANSIFNDSFTLFYTGEGSPKVQVPLFRKGIAWYTDKNVKFRNPQVDNKTQTLAQVFEGTTRPLFWQKPVYDLDPRDPNNNGFINEDLIVWMREAAFPNFKKLYGVLDRTRKPFKEGLPSGNYSIQIFYNFPVQYFRGGKEVILSTISWFGGQNRFLPIAYLVTGSLILLLAILLTAVWWKFGKNGQNMEE, from the exons ATGGGAAAGCCGGAGGTCAACCCGGGACCCCTGGCTCGGAGGCCTGATAACTCAGCCTTCAAACAGCAGAGGCTGCCGGCCTGGTCACCCATGTTGACCGCTAACACCGTCCTGCCCTTCTTCTACGGCATGGCGGTTGTGTGTATCCTTCTGGGCGTCTGGCTGCTGATCACCGTgaacaacacacaccaacacaag GTGGACTACACCCAAGGGTCATGTGATGAGTGTTTTGAGATGCGTAAGGATCGTACCAAGGCAGACCAGAGATGCAACTGCACCGTGGGGTTTCGCATCCACGATGCgttcaag AACCTCCGGCAGTACATGGACTCCCGCGATGATGGGCAGATGACAGGGAGGAAGGCACATCTCAAG AATCCCAGCCCTTACTGCAAACCCTTCGTCGCTGACCAGAATGGACTCCCTATCGCCCCCTGTGGGGCTGTGGCCAACAGCATATTTAACG ACTCCTTCACTCTGTTTTACACAGGAGAGGGGTCTCCCAAGGTCCAGGTTCCTCTCTTCAGGAAGGGCATCGCCTGGTACACTGACAAGAATGTCAAGTTCCGCAACCCACAGGTTGACAACAAGACACAAACCTTAGCCCAGGTGTTTGAAG GGACGACCCGGCCTCTGTTCTGGCAAAAGCCTGTTTATGACCTTGACCCCAGGGACCCAAACAATAATGGTTTCATCAATGAGGACCTGATCGTGTGGATGAGGGAGGCTGCCTTTCCCAACTTCAAGAAGTTGTATGGGGTTCTGGACCGAACTAGAAAACCTTTCAAAGAGGGTCTGCCCTCTGGGAACTACAGCATCCAGATCTTCTACA ACTTCCCAGTCCAGTACttcagaggaggaaaggaagttATTCTGTCCACCATCAGCTGGTTTGGGGGTCAGAACAGGTTCCTGCCCATAGCCTACCTGGTCACCGGCAGTCTCATCCTGCTCCTCGCCATCCTCCTCACCGCCGTCTGGTGGAAGTTTGGCAAGAACGGACAGAATATGGAGGAGTGA
- the tmem30c gene encoding transmembrane protein 30C isoform X1 — MGKPEVNPGPLARRPDNSAFKQQRLPAWSPMLTANTVLPFFYGMAVVCILLGVWLLITVNNTHQHKVDYTQGSCDECFEMRKDRTKADQRCNCTVGFRIHDAFKGDVFFYYGLINFHQNLRQYMDSRDDGQMTGRKAHLKNPSPYCKPFVADQNGLPIAPCGAVANSIFNDSFTLFYTGEGSPKVQVPLFRKGIAWYTDKNVKFRNPQVDNKTQTLAQVFEGTTRPLFWQKPVYDLDPRDPNNNGFINEDLIVWMREAAFPNFKKLYGVLDRTRKPFKEGLPSGNYSIQIFYNFPVQYFRGGKEVILSTISWFGGQNRFLPIAYLVTGSLILLLAILLTAVWWKFGKNGQNMEE, encoded by the exons ATGGGAAAGCCGGAGGTCAACCCGGGACCCCTGGCTCGGAGGCCTGATAACTCAGCCTTCAAACAGCAGAGGCTGCCGGCCTGGTCACCCATGTTGACCGCTAACACCGTCCTGCCCTTCTTCTACGGCATGGCGGTTGTGTGTATCCTTCTGGGCGTCTGGCTGCTGATCACCGTgaacaacacacaccaacacaag GTGGACTACACCCAAGGGTCATGTGATGAGTGTTTTGAGATGCGTAAGGATCGTACCAAGGCAGACCAGAGATGCAACTGCACCGTGGGGTTTCGCATCCACGATGCgttcaag GGGGACGTGTTCTTCTACTACGGCCTGATTAACTTCCACCAGAACCTCCGGCAGTACATGGACTCCCGCGATGATGGGCAGATGACAGGGAGGAAGGCACATCTCAAG AATCCCAGCCCTTACTGCAAACCCTTCGTCGCTGACCAGAATGGACTCCCTATCGCCCCCTGTGGGGCTGTGGCCAACAGCATATTTAACG ACTCCTTCACTCTGTTTTACACAGGAGAGGGGTCTCCCAAGGTCCAGGTTCCTCTCTTCAGGAAGGGCATCGCCTGGTACACTGACAAGAATGTCAAGTTCCGCAACCCACAGGTTGACAACAAGACACAAACCTTAGCCCAGGTGTTTGAAG GGACGACCCGGCCTCTGTTCTGGCAAAAGCCTGTTTATGACCTTGACCCCAGGGACCCAAACAATAATGGTTTCATCAATGAGGACCTGATCGTGTGGATGAGGGAGGCTGCCTTTCCCAACTTCAAGAAGTTGTATGGGGTTCTGGACCGAACTAGAAAACCTTTCAAAGAGGGTCTGCCCTCTGGGAACTACAGCATCCAGATCTTCTACA ACTTCCCAGTCCAGTACttcagaggaggaaaggaagttATTCTGTCCACCATCAGCTGGTTTGGGGGTCAGAACAGGTTCCTGCCCATAGCCTACCTGGTCACCGGCAGTCTCATCCTGCTCCTCGCCATCCTCCTCACCGCCGTCTGGTGGAAGTTTGGCAAGAACGGACAGAATATGGAGGAGTGA
- the tmem30c gene encoding transmembrane protein 30C isoform X2 has product MGKPEVNPGPLARRPDNSAFKQQRLPAWSPMLTANTVLPFFYGMAVVCILLGVWLLITVNNTHQHKVDYTQGSCDECFEMRKDRTKADQRCNCTVGFRIHDAFKGDVFFYYGLINFHQNLRQYMDSRDDGQMTGRKAHLKNPSPYCKPFVADQNGLPIAPCGAVANSIFNGEGSPKVQVPLFRKGIAWYTDKNVKFRNPQVDNKTQTLAQVFEGTTRPLFWQKPVYDLDPRDPNNNGFINEDLIVWMREAAFPNFKKLYGVLDRTRKPFKEGLPSGNYSIQIFYNFPVQYFRGGKEVILSTISWFGGQNRFLPIAYLVTGSLILLLAILLTAVWWKFGKNGQNMEE; this is encoded by the exons ATGGGAAAGCCGGAGGTCAACCCGGGACCCCTGGCTCGGAGGCCTGATAACTCAGCCTTCAAACAGCAGAGGCTGCCGGCCTGGTCACCCATGTTGACCGCTAACACCGTCCTGCCCTTCTTCTACGGCATGGCGGTTGTGTGTATCCTTCTGGGCGTCTGGCTGCTGATCACCGTgaacaacacacaccaacacaag GTGGACTACACCCAAGGGTCATGTGATGAGTGTTTTGAGATGCGTAAGGATCGTACCAAGGCAGACCAGAGATGCAACTGCACCGTGGGGTTTCGCATCCACGATGCgttcaag GGGGACGTGTTCTTCTACTACGGCCTGATTAACTTCCACCAGAACCTCCGGCAGTACATGGACTCCCGCGATGATGGGCAGATGACAGGGAGGAAGGCACATCTCAAG AATCCCAGCCCTTACTGCAAACCCTTCGTCGCTGACCAGAATGGACTCCCTATCGCCCCCTGTGGGGCTGTGGCCAACAGCATATTTAACG GAGAGGGGTCTCCCAAGGTCCAGGTTCCTCTCTTCAGGAAGGGCATCGCCTGGTACACTGACAAGAATGTCAAGTTCCGCAACCCACAGGTTGACAACAAGACACAAACCTTAGCCCAGGTGTTTGAAG GGACGACCCGGCCTCTGTTCTGGCAAAAGCCTGTTTATGACCTTGACCCCAGGGACCCAAACAATAATGGTTTCATCAATGAGGACCTGATCGTGTGGATGAGGGAGGCTGCCTTTCCCAACTTCAAGAAGTTGTATGGGGTTCTGGACCGAACTAGAAAACCTTTCAAAGAGGGTCTGCCCTCTGGGAACTACAGCATCCAGATCTTCTACA ACTTCCCAGTCCAGTACttcagaggaggaaaggaagttATTCTGTCCACCATCAGCTGGTTTGGGGGTCAGAACAGGTTCCTGCCCATAGCCTACCTGGTCACCGGCAGTCTCATCCTGCTCCTCGCCATCCTCCTCACCGCCGTCTGGTGGAAGTTTGGCAAGAACGGACAGAATATGGAGGAGTGA